tagcaaagtgggctagcacggtaataGTATGGTACTACATGTATCTCGCcgtgcaaaaaagcagggttagccagcTTATTgaggtgctagcaccacaattgcagtgtgaaacgaaaccGGGATTTAAGGAAAAGTGAgactaagcattagccaatcacagaagtcgaaattgcaTATTAATCATGATCTGTGTATCCTTCTTGAACTTCTATGGAGAATGAACCACAACCCCCATCCACCCTTGAAAAGTCTACCTCATACCTACAGTGCACATtaccaataaaaaatattgatcagtaaatcacaaaaaaaattgttcatgcTTCAAACTAATTATTGGTCCTGCATTCACATCAGCTGGAACCAATCCAAACAAATTGTCAATGttacagtaggcctacaaataCATGAACTGGCATTCCCATACAAAGGATCTACATTATTCTTGTGTCACTTCTAAATTTCTTGTGATCTACATTCACATTACAAAAATCTCTGCAACCTTGGAGAAATCCCTGCCAaatttcttgttattttgaaaagaagGCCTTCATGTATATATAGATCCACTTTCTGACTTgctggtattttcttttgggcatACCGAAAAAAAcatgtagttgcagtaaacacagatctcatgagaaagtctgtaaaaaaaaacagattaatTGCCAATCATTGTGGATACTACAATTTATATAAACCTTGTGGAATCCTGAAATCCTAGCTTCAAAGCGATCGCACCCTAAATGTGAATCATATACAGATAAATGTAAGCATGTGTGGGACAGGGTATTGTTCTTTCTTGATCCCTATGCTTACATTTATCTCtgcaattacaaaatttcttgctgaatcacttgacacatttttttttattcataaataaagaCACTTGGGTAACCATAACACTGAATtgtgtacaaactcattttatATTTATCGCTACCATATCTAGCGTTTTATCTTTCAATAAGGGTTCTTTGCTTGACACTTAAGGTACAGGTATTAAAAAATTTATCAGAAAATGCGGGGTATGTATGTATGCCGATATTTCCTAATCAGATGGGCATGAAAGCTACCAATAGGATTGTTGTGATATAGATGGATTcagtgtccccccccctctctctatcatGAATCTATCAGGGTATCTTATCATGGttttatgtatatgtatatttataagctatttaattatgattttttttttaatttcatagaGTGCAGCAGGGCTCAACATTAGCAGTAGCTTGGTGGCCCGGGGCAATCAAAAATAAGAGTAGGGCCACCAAAATTCTGCAAAAGCCCACACTTGGTGGTCCAGTCTGActaccaaagttttgatgaattttaatgttttctattgttttagggccaccaaatTTACCTTGCAGGCCACCAAGAATGTGaaattaataatagtaatgataatgataataacataatTTGTAGGGCGCTTTATACTGGTGTTTCAAAGCGATAATTTTGGTGGACCATTCGGCCATCAAGAAAACAATTATTGTGGAGCCTTGCTGCAATCAGGAAAAAATCACaactaataataaaaaaatatatatgcacaAGACTACCTGCCAAGGTATCAAAAGAAACTTTGATTATCCAATCCTTGTCTGGTTGTTAatgaaggaaacaaaaatatggGCATACTGGGCAGTGGGCACCTGGGCAGTGGGCACCAAGGCAAAACtgagatatatacatgtaggcctactcaaAAAGtgagaagtacatgtaaatagtgAATatactcatacatgtacaatgtagggGTAGTGAATGCAGGCAATTCTGTGAAACTCAAAATCATACATCTAGGGTCTGAATATGGAGACTAAAACATTATTATCGTATGGAGGCAGAATGAATGCATTTTGTCTACAggtaagaaaagaaaatagaaaacaatacaGACTTTTCTCAGTGTTATAACTGTAGATGCTGCTGAATTACCCCCATGAATTTTATGATCAGAGCAATAGAAAACAAACTGATGCAAATTGTTGAACTTGAAATCAAATGCACTATTGTCAGCTAAAGCTATGGTTATAAAATATGAAGCTGCGTGCCATAATACTGCACACAGGAGTAGATACAGGTCTGTATATTGTAAGATCCCACTATATATTGACATAGATCAGTATactatcatatttttattcagcTGGCTTCTCAGccatcatccccccccccccccatgaaaacCCTTCTTTTTccactttctttcatttttctctctccttttcgcTCTTTTTCTTTcagtaaatattaaaaaatatttaagtaGGTCTAGCACTCCCTCTCGCTATCtttctttataaaatattgtaaaccCAAACCAAGTTTTGATGATCATTCAATAGATCTTAACTCTAAAATTCTTGGCATGTATACGGACTGTCAATGTATGGTTACCATTGATGTATTGAATGTGGTTTTGAAGACAAGGATCGCAAGGGTCAATTGTTATGTGTTTGGAGCTGGACCTTTCCTCGGGGctccaacacccccccccccatttaaaatCTCTTAGTACTGTAAAGAGGGGTTGTAAAATGGATAAACTattaaagaaaaacatgaattattttgcatttttataatGGGTTTTAATGCAGGGTCCTGttcattttaataaaatgtATCAATGGGGATAGTGTGGAAATCTTACACAACTGATAAAAGAGCATTCCTATTAATCCCTATATAATCCTATAGTTAATGTAGTCTTACCATATAGGATTATGGGATAGGTTTAATAGGATTAGTCTAGACTCTATTACAGGGATTCTAAATTTGGTTGTAGATTAGttgattttcaatatctttttttttaattgagcaGGAATTTTCGGACATACCTCATATGCATTGGCAATATTGACCGTCTCTCCTGTCTCAGCTACATATCCCACAATTCCTTTCCTCCAAGGAACTCGTATCTCCTCCCGTGTCTGCTCCACAGTGGACTGAATGGTCACATCAAACAGCTTGGTTGCTAGGCAACACTTCTCCGTTCCCTTCCCACGCACCAAGAAGAGCGACCCCCGATCGGCCTTAGTCAGTATCAACACGTTCTGCAAGATTTTGTGACAGAGCATGCTCAGTTCGAGCTCATTAGCAATATCCTTGACGAGTTCGATAAGCACTGCCCTATCGTCCAGAGCCTTGAGTTCGTTTAATGATTTCCTGCTCCGGGTGGGCGACGATTTCCCTTGGTTCAGCAGGTAACTAGGGGTTCCTAGAAAGCTTGGGGAACCATCCACGGTCTGGACCATTCGTCCAAGTGACCCACCTGTCCCATGGACCTCGAACTCGGAAGCAGAGACCTTACGCACCGGGGTATTACTCCCAGAGGAGCTATTGGGCGAGTGTGGCGATTCAGCAACCGGAGGTTTGGTGCTTTGCGATACAGCACGGTGGATATACCATCCGTCGATCATGGACCTGGTTGCCTTCCTGGCGAAATAGTCATGGGCAAAGGCCGAGTGAGCGTCAAGCCAACTCTCCATTCTCTCATATTCGGCTCTTTTCAGCTGGGTCTCCCGGTCCCCCTTGTCAGCCCTCGACGGCTGCTGCTGCTCCACCGGAGATCCGGGCAAACTCCCCGGCTTCTCCCGCTCACCTGGCGACAAGGCCATGGCGGCTTCACTTGCTACCCTCGTCAGCTCGTAAAAACAGGTTCCCAGCTCTCCAAAGTTCCACGGCAATTCCTATGGAGCTTCCTACCTTGTTGCATGGGAGCTTATTTTGGTCTGACACATTTGTACTACGTGATCTGaggtaaaaatgataaaattcacACGGTTACGGTCAGTCTGTCTGTCAGTGATTGTTGTGACGAGCTAAAGTAGTGAATAGCCCAACGTTGGCTCAGCATTCGTCGTATCGTACGGTATACCGTATGGCATTGCGACCTTATTCAGCATTCGTTCGTAGAGTGTGTGTAAACCGTGGGAAAGTGGTGGCGGAGTGTGTGTATTCTCTGGCTCTGGTTGCGAATGCATTGGCTCCCTCTATCCGCCAGGATAGTCTCTGTATAGAATCCTCTTTGAAGAATGGATGCCGGGATGGATGCATGCAGGCATCACCTATCTCAGAACTAGTTGTTTATGGTGCAAGTTGCGGTAAAGCAGATTTTGTTGGTAGTGGACTGGTGTACCAGTGGTGTGCTGTGCAGGTGGTATACAGGGCTGGTAGATGTGGATGGTGGTGGGGGTACCACCAGTGATGTATTGTGCAGGTTGTGGACCATGGTAGTGGGAGACAGGGCTGGTAGATATCGTTGGTAGTAGtggcagtggtggtggtgatggtggtggtggtggaggtggacgttgtggttgtggtggtggagATGGTGGTAATAGTGGTGATGtaggtggtggttgtgatggtggtggtggtggtgttggtggtggtggagtTTTGGTGGGGATGGTGGAGGTGGTGgaggttgtggtggtggtggtggtggtgtggaagtggtggtggtggaggtggtgtAGGTGGTGGTGGTCGAGTTGGGGTGGTACTGGTGGAGTTTTGTGTAAGTGATGATTGAAGTGCAGATGGTGGGATAATGGGTTGATggatacaaagaaaaaatagtgTAACACGGAGaatctttcataatttttcaataGATTCATTTTGTAATGATTTACATATTACTACTGATTTTTGGAAAAGCGTTTTAGAATGTATGGATCAAAATGATGCTTATATTTCCAAAGACAGTTCCTATTTGTTTGTAATAAGCATGCTCCTATTGAGACAAAATGTgttaaacagaaaaagaaaaataaaccctAGATTACACGGTGTATTATGCGTTCAATAtcgaaaaaacaaaataaacttttttctcaagttatgaaatcaaattataataaagattgtttgaataaatatttataaaatacaGAAATCAATATTTCTCAATTCTATTCCTATTCTATTCCTAAATCCGTCTTAAGGAAAGCAAAGCAAATGCATTATGAACATAAGTTTAAAGCTGACAAAAAAAGATTCAAAGAAAACTTGGTGTCATATCGTCATATCAATAAacgtttgaataaaaatggtgGCTCGAATCTGAattaaaaattaacaaattagtTGTTAACCTTCCGAAATTACATCATCTGTTGATATAGCAAATTCACTCAACAATATTTCTCTACTATTGGGTAAAATCTAGCTGAGAAACTTGAGGAGTCGAATGTTAAGTACCGAGAGTTCATGGGTCCATACATTAGTCAAACATTTTTCTTCCTGCCAATAACAAGTTCAGAAGTTAGAGAAATGTTATACACTCCTGATCAATCTAAAGCAAGTGGCTATGATGACATATCAGTTCGACTGTTGATACATGCTTTGAATTGTATTTGCGAACCTCTTTCTCTTATATTCAATCTATCATTTACCACAGGCATTTTCCAGATAAATTAAAAGTCGCAAGGGTTATATCAGTTTTCAAAAAGGGAGATAAAGAATTACCTGGAAATTATAGACCAATATCGATTTTACCCGCGATTAGCAAACGTTTGATGAAATTCatagaaaagatgaaatattgtgtaaaaagcaatatgGTTTTAGAAATGGATACAGTACGAAACTCACTGATCTATCAGATTAATCAAATTACAAGTGCAAGATATACTGATAAAGGATAGGTGACAGTAGGAATATTCATCGATTTTGCTAAAGCTTTTGATACGATTAATCATTCTATATTCATTAAGAAACTAGAACACTATGGTATTCTTGGTAAAGCAGTAGAATGGCTTAATGATTATTTACGAAACATGAAGCAATTTCTAATTATGATGGTGTAAATTCCGAatacaggggagcgtttcatgaaaggacttgtcagacgttttatccgacaagtcctatgTTATCCGACatttactatagtaacagtgcttctcaaccaatcagaatccaggaaagttgtcagatctgacaacttgtcggacgaaaatattgatgaaacgccccccaggtcgATTTCATGCGGTATTCCACAAGGATCAGTTTGGGGTCCAACTATGTTCTTGTTGTATATAAACGATCTGGCAAAttcatcaaattatttcaatttccgTCTTTTTGCGGATGACTCgaatttatttcatactttcaATTGTGATGAACAACATATTGATATATCATAAATTAGTCTCAATTTAAACAATATAATAGCATGGTGCAATGCAAACAAATTGACAATCAATGTTACCAAAACTAAATATATtatgttgtttaaaaatagacgaaaaaatattatgatatcAGGCCAATTGTCACTTTGTggaataaacattatttcttgGTATATGTATCGACAAAAACCTTACATGGAAGAAACAGGCTGACATTGTGTGCAATGtgttaagcaaaaaaaaattgaatacttTATAGATTAaggaattatgtaacaaagagaatctTAGTAATGTTGTACAACTCATTTATTTCACCTCATATAACTATGGTCTGGAAGTTTGGGGTGGGACGTGCAAAACAACCCGAACCCTATACCAttacttaaaaaaagaatagcTATATAGAAAAATGACGTTCAACCATCATACGTATTACTCTGCTCctttattttatgatttaaatattctcgatattttcaaacaataccaaTATTTGATGTATGATTTAATTAATAATCGGTTGCCGCatagttttattgattatatttcatttatagaCCATCCTTACAATAcgagaaatagagaaaagcgAAATGTTAatcttgacaaaaataataccaatttgGGGAAaagaatcaatttcattttctggtccTTTTTGGAATCGTCTGCCACGTAATATTAGAAACATCCCCAATCGCAAGATATTTAGCAAATCGTTAAAAATAATGCTACTGGAAGATTATAATTAATTTGGTATGGTAAATACtgcttgaaaacaaataaatctaTATACAGATTTTGTGAATACATTTAAGacattttttcttgtaaatagtgtaaatatgCCCACTAAAAATGATCGCAATTTTCTGCAACAGTAATAAGTAGAATTGGTTCTGAATTAGATGTACAATATTGAGATATAGTTAAAATCATTGtttaaactatgataatgacattatttggggctaacctcgattagcatcttgcATTTATGTTAGCtctaaatgttttgtttatataccTGACAGTgatatatttggtaataaattcaattcaattaaaaaatactgtttgtagtagtggtggtagtgggggtggtggtggtggtactgGTGGAGTTTTTtgatacccttttttttgcttgtcaatttttttcgcggacgaaatatcctccaaaaaaatttgccccctttggaaaatcctaggtacgccagtgGTGGTGGGGTTTGGTGAAAGTGGTTCTGGTGTTCCCGCGGTATTAAGAATTAAGCTTTGATGTAGGTGGTAGTACTGGTAAGTAGGCCTTCGTGGCAACAGCTTTGGAAAAATAAACACGAACACTTTTTAATAGCTGGTATATGGGCAAGAATGGGCCAAAATAATGGATAATGTGGATTGATTTACGAATTATTGATAATCATGGTgtgtcaaaatatttctttttcccaaAATATGTGCGTGGATTGTACTTTTAGATCGAATAGATTTTGAAACAAATGGTATAATCATGGcgtttctccccctcccccacccccccccccctctctcgtCATTTTTTTTCGGAACACAATCACCTTCTTTCAGCACCCTTCTTTAAAATCGTTCCTAGGGTCCTGCTTAAAACATTCCATttatatcacccccccccctataatcatgatgatgattttgcAAACACcgaacattttctttcattaataCACTCTTTACAatgtttacccaatattgggtaaaatgggaatatgcatgtttgctgggtaaaaTGATAGCAAATACGTTGTAAATTTTACTCAATGTTGCGCTGAAATTTACgcttaaaacatgcattttgtccAAATACGGGGAAAATTActcaacaaacatgcatgttccctttctacccaatattagGTAAATTTTTACTCGATCCTTTTTTTAGTGTACAGTTTAACATAGGTTTTGGCCTGTACATTTGATGTTAAAGCCTTCGCCTTAACGATTGCAATGTACCGTGACCATGCTTTGCCAGTTTAAAGTAGACACACGTATTATCATTGAGGCTaagtttgatatatatatatatcagtggcggatccagagggggcgccccctattttcgccggattttttttttttttttttgatggttatatttatttggattggtacaatgtagtcaatttcaagggctagatctagtcaaactatattttaacttacgcaaAGCAATCAcaacattgtaatgatgatgaactaGTTAAGTATGCAGTATCTTAACAcaatataattatgacaaaatggGAGGATACGGTATTAAATCTAAAGCGGGACATTCTCATAACATTCCTCCAATCGCGCTTACGTGATAATGCATTGTACGGCAAAACTTCCTTGAATTAATCATGCAtgtcatagaaatacatttggGTGTGATATTCGTTATTAAATTATTTACTGAAGTATTTCACTTACGAAAAacgtatataatattttgtggcTATGCCCACAGAACCTCGAGACTTGCACAGGCAGCAAACGGGATCTATATAGTGCAGAGCTTTAAAAGTATATCCCTTATATATCATAGTGTGAGTAATTAAATTCCACTATTTCGTCTGTTCTTCGTTTGTCTTGCATAAACAaactttccatattttcatcttaacaAATAAAAGTCATGATTGAGCTCAAACTTGGCAGGAATAGCTTTGCCCAACAGAAGGCAATCAATACAGTTTACAACATTTACTTTGTTGGTTGGAAAGCTAGTATACATTGATtcaacatgtagaaaaaaaacatcaaattggaaGCCTATATGAATTCACGGTCTAAACAagttgtaatttcataaatgaaaagcttACAAAATGCCTTCTGAACTCTGTATACCGAAGACGAGCCtcggtttattttacattttctttatcgttataacttatacaattatggactggatatcaaagctccttacatgtattttctagcattttatcattgaccctatttaattatttgtggtatagttttcacaagtgcttcgtaaaaattgattatcttatgttaaaataaatataaatacaatttcatcctggctggtcataagttaagatggcaacgcaatgagagactttgaacgtaaacaataaaaatgatgagaatccccttaagaagcattatattactttgaggttgtgcagaatgactggattattgaagatgatttgaaaataatacgagggaaaaggttgattaccagaagatgatgtcgttttttctgtagtttgtaacaatttactgtgcattttgggaaaaaagaaccaaattttatgcatgttgccatacgactaaacaattctcgtttgaaacacacaatgtaaatacacaaatgacaataaacagaatggattattcggaacttatcgattacaagtctcagtttcgtatcatttaaatttgacgtttcaatcacacgatgcaagcaagtgaagagcctttgccaaatgtatgttttgaatgaccgcttatacggtgtgtgactggaaaccagctcctaaatgagtcagtatgtgtcttttattcatgaagttacagtgatttaagtgtgcatttttcttcaaaaggtgctctcaaaatacgacttttggacatgattttttgaaaaagtccttgccgtgggaggagGGGCGAATCACCCATCATTTTCCTGATTTACCAAACATGAATAAAGAGTGTCTCGTTTTTTccgtctgaaatctcaattttgtttccactcgcgctttgcgcttgcaccAGTTGTATACTTAAATAATATCCCGTtcgtgattacaaaaagtgcttcgcgctcgaattatttgattggtgaaatatttatcgtcttcatgggtaactgcaaacagtccgtATAACGTTAAAAATATCTGATCGCCCTCGCAGTAATAATttgttacatacgcatcttgttcaggatcacaaacattgctcaaaatgttcaatattcaggacaaaatacattaaattgGGAAAAATtttagttcgcgcttcgcgctcgcactactcaatatctattttcttttataaaaataaagctTAGAAGTGACTGAATGTATATGTGTGTATGGGGTGCCCTTGCATGTGTGCATATAAAGAACAATTGAAAACTCAATTGTGCCCCCCGCCTCTTAGAAGATATTTCAACCTATGTTAGCACCTTCACTAAAAAATCGTTCCAAGGGCACTGCCTCCTGACCAATACACCGGATGTCTGTGACCTGGGGACGAGTATTTATCCGATTTATTTTCGTGTGCTTTGTCTAGTCCAAGTTCAAATGGAACTGTCGATAACATGACCATAAACTAGTTTAATTTTCATCGTATATTTAGGGTTGTTTAGGTGCAACACAGTTGGATTGTTCAGACGGGGAAATTGCCTGTTAAGAACGGATTGACGTGGGGGACTTCTGTATCAGGCAAAACATCTTCTGTGATTCCTTCTACAAAATATTTAAGAACGTTATTATGGCGCCAAGTACAACGGCCTTGAAATGCAGAAAATTATTCAGGACGTGGTTGAGTGTCTTGACACAACTGCAGTGTTTACATTTATTAGTAGTGGATTCAATAGATTCGTTTTTGTGTTTACCGTGTCACGACCTGCATTAACAAGAAATTTGTCAATTTTACTGGCAAGTTGTgcattatatatttcaaaaccATCCATTGCTTTTGTCTTAttcagtcaaagaaattgaattaaaataatgatttcggcaattcattattttattggcTATTTAAGTGACATTATTTTGCCTTAGaggcagtttttttttaaattgatcatCGAATTGCAAGTCCTTATTAGCCCTTACCATTCATgttgaaaatttatatttttttgtgatatgGGGACCAAATATTTATTGGAAAGAATGGATGCATGCATGCGTAACAGAAAGACCTTTTCTTCATAGGAAGGGAATAAGTGGAGTGCTGGAGCACCCCTAAGATTTTTCTTGTCAAGTCAgtttttctgaataaaatcatctttcttcattttgGATGGAAAacctccttttttttggggggggggggcggttgtCAGTTTttgtctataaaaaaaaacagcaccAATTGTTTAAAATCGCTTACAgtggggcatttcatgaaagtacttgtcggacgttttatccgacagttaccaaaGGGACAGtgtctctcagccaatcaaaatcatggaaagatgtcagatctgacaacttatcggatgaaaatattgatgaaatgctcacCAGGTCTCTGTTTTTCTCTGTCTTGGcatgtagaggtgttgtggctcagtggataagtctccggactggaTACCACAAGGTCTGGGGATCAAATCCCACCGCATCACtaccgtcctttggcaaggcgtttatctacatctgccactctcgacccaggtgtagtaaatgggtacccggtaggaaggaattccttgaatgctcgagcgcccgatcagggtagccgtgctaaagccggggtaatagtatgcatcgcttagaaacatttgtattaagcgctatataaatgttgcatattattattattatttagtgaTAAATCCTGGCATTGGCCTTGGAGGATTAAAGGGGTTACACTCTTCTATTTGTTTATGTGCATTCATATCAGTTATTAAAGATTTATAAAACGTTCACTATACAAATTGTCGCCGCTACAATATAACATTAGACAGTAGAGGGAGTATAGTGTTTTCTTGGCGTAATGTTGATTTAGTTGTTCTTAACATTTCATCCCATTTCTTGTGCTGGAGTTGGACGTTCATTTTCCGTGGTGGGGGATCTTGcttcactttaatttttttaatgcatttattTGAGATTTTCGGccttaattattattgttaattctTCTTTTGCCACGCATTATATGTTAGGTAAGAtaagcattggcggcggaagcaaaaaaatttaggggggtccacctgaaatttttggatggacacaacaggtaaaaaaaattggacaagctaaaaaaaaaaggttatcaacagaAATTTTATGGGGTCCGTTCCCCaactcaaatttaggggggggacagGACCCCCTGTtccccccccctgcttccgccgcctatgatgaTAAATATTCCTCATTTCTTATATGAaacttttcttttatcatttttctactatAATGATatgctattttgatttttcacaAGCGAAAGGAAACATTGATGAATAATAGTCATCAGCAAAActgtaattgaaaaaataaaaatgaataaatttgtcattattttgatttgtaaGGTGTCATAATGTATATACGGTATATCTCCTTTTCGGGttagtacactgcaaaaacaccagtgttcaaattttaacaccagcctggtatctatatcggtaAACACcagaggtgttaaaataacaccagtttagaatcaaaccgatattgcTTTAATGCTTTAATCTGGAGTTATAGCCTAAcaccaaaccggtgttgtttcaagACCTCCATGGTGTTTATCGATATAGATACCAGGATGGTGTTGAATGAACACCTGCGTTTTTTCAGTGTGTCACATGAAATGTCAGTTCGTGCTTCGAGCCCTCATTATTGTTTAGTGAAATGGGTATTGTAATCATGCTTCCaccatacactctaaaaaatgaagtgctaatttagcacttaatgTCCTTGtgtagtgactgcactttgagTGCTGATTTAgtcattcaaatttcaaactcgAAAATCAAAGTGCAGTCACTGTACAAGGACATTGAGTGCTATATTTTTTAGcacttttttttagagtgtaagaaGTGATATTGAACCTCCTTTAGTTTAGTATGCTTTATAAGTATCATGTTCATATGAAAGCTTAAAACAGTATTCGTTTTCAGGTCAGTGTGATTTATGAAAGCTCGCGCAGACTTACCTCTCGCTTCTCCGtcgtatatatatttttttcgttgTGAGATATATCATCCCGTTACAAATACAACGGTGCTTGAA
This region of Lytechinus variegatus isolate NC3 chromosome 18, Lvar_3.0, whole genome shotgun sequence genomic DNA includes:
- the LOC121431845 gene encoding dual 3',5'-cyclic-AMP and -GMP phosphodiesterase 11-like — translated: MALSPGEREKPGSLPGSPVEQQQPSRADKGDRETQLKRAEYERMESWLDAHSAFAHDYFARKATRSMIDGWYIHRAVSQSTKPPVAESPHSPNSSSGSNTPVRKVSASEFEVHGTGGSLGRMVQTVDGSPSFLGTPSYLLNQGKSSPTRSRKSLNELKALDDRAVLIELVKDIANELELSMLCHKILQNVLILTKADRGSLFLVRGKGTEKCCLATKLFDVTIQSTVEQTREEIRVPWRKGIVGYVAETGETVNIANAYEVCPKIPAQLKKKILKIN